The genomic DNA CAGATATTTTTGTGTAAGATGGAATGTATCTAATCAAAACATTGCTTATTACCTGTTGGTAGTTTAGAATATAATAGATCTTGACTTGATTTATGAGAATCCGAAAGTTCATTTCGTTTACCTGTCGTAGAATTTGTTCCTTGCATGTTTCAACTTGTTGACAATCGTTTTGATGTCTTCCGCTGTCGGATCAATTTTTGTAAACAAGTCGTATTTGAACGTCTTCTCAAACAGCTCCCTAACCCTGAGAACATCCTTCTGAGAGCCCGCACGGCCTTCGTTCACCGTGAATATCAGGCAGAGGCCTGGAGGACGGGAGGCAATGGGGTATCTGTTTAAGACATTCAGAATGAGATCTATATTGGGGTTGGCTTTTCTCTCGTTGCGTGCCATCTCTTTCAGCTGCTCGAAGATGAAGATGAGCTTATGCGTATAGAGGCGATTCAGCATTTTCTTGTGCATCATCAGGAGAATCAGATAATAGAAAGCAGCGTCTTTTAGACCAGGAACCTTTTCCAAAGCCTTGAGATCGATGGGCTGCGTCAAAATCCTCTTGGCGTTGTCGTCACCCTTAACATCCTCGGACTCTCGGAGAACCTGAAGTAATGAGAGCAAccaatatattgttaattcatattTCTTAAAAATCATTTTACATGAGATCCGTACTACTATTTGGAAGAAATGTACAGTTCCTGTACGTTACTAGTCTGCTTTGCGGACAATTTTACAATAATTTGTTGAATTTTTTACCTCTCCTTAGGATTTTGCTGATATTTCATCAACATTAGTTACTATTATGTCTGGAATGTATAGATTGAGCCCACTACAAAAATGCATAACGTACACATTTTTCAATACATCCATAATATCACTGGAACTATACCTGATACATGTGGTAGACATCCTTTGGAGTTAAATCATCACAAATCTTCATGATGACCTTGTTCTCTGCATACACAAAGAAAGACTTCTTGTCGTAGCCCGAGGTACTGCGCCGTACGGGAATTTTCTTCTGCGTGATAATCTGCCCATACAAGCTTTTGATCTGCTCGGGGGTCGAGTGGCCGAACATTTCAAATATCTCGGTGAACGCGAGGATTTCCTCGTCGCCGTCTTCGAGCCTTTCGTCGGAGTCGGAGAAGTTGCTCTCAAGAGTGCTGGGTCCGGTGGCTCTTGATCGTTCGCAGGCGCTCAGCTTCAGGAGGCGGAGCTGCATCTCTCTCAGTAATGGAGTCAGATTTTTCCTCTCCAGAACAGTCTGTTTCCATGAGAGATAAATGTGGAGTCAGCTTTCTATGGAGCGAAGTACAGTCAACAGTGTTTGGTTTGACATTTTTTGTATAAGACAGAATGGAAACGTTTAAACAATATACAGTTGAAAAAAGAATGTATACACTTTTGGAATTAAAGAGGCTTTAGTTACATATTCTTGATATTTTACATGTATCTCACTCTACAGATAATGAAAATATGTTCCAATAAACCTTGGGGATAtttaatattaacttttttttctaagtatttctTGTAACTAAACCTAAGCTTCTTAATCATCTTTAAGTAACAAGATAAAACATAAACGGCAGTTGCTAGTACCACTAGCATAAGATTACTATTTCCCAATAGCCTTTCTCGTCAGCCGACAAAGTCCGCCGCTGGAAACCCCTTTTgcgtgaaaaggaaataaaagcaaTAGTTGGGTAATTGATGTGATAAACGGAGGAGAAAAAAACCTCCGAATAAAAATAGTAAAGGTAAACGTAGGAGACAAGAACttcagaataaaaataataaagtaatacgaaggtataaatatcaataatgaagaattattatatttttagacTTACCTCAAGTTTTTCCAGACTCCTTGTGACAGAGTCAGTCTTAGCTTCAGTGGTCAGTTCACCTCTGCCCACCATGGTGCCTACCCCCATACCGCCGCCATCTGTATACTCGCTAGGACTGGTCGCGAGCTTTTTTCCTTCGCATCCCTCTGCCTATTGGAAGAGAATGGTTGATGAAGAGGGAGAATATTTGAGTGTGAGAAGACCGGCGATGGAGATAAAACTTAGAGAATGTAAAtgacagggttgccagattatttccactggactATCATACATGAGCCTTAGAATTATCATTTTTCACCCAatattatcgtacacactttcaacataattATTAAGGAGTAGCATAAAGGacttatttcaatgtattttactataattgtttaattaaatacacatacatatacctaaaGTATATATCGTACATTGTACTGAACCCAAAATAATTgtacatgtatgataattatcgtacgaatggcaaccctgagtAACGAGGACTTTGTATAAAATCCAAATGAATCTCAAATGATTTGGAGGAAAGTCTTAGGGGAAATGTTCTTATGCAGAATGGAGAAAATGTTGACTTTAGTAATTATAGAGTAACCAAACAAACGGAACACTTGGTGAAGGATTTAGGTTGAAACAATTGTGAAATTAATAGAAAAAGAGAAACTCTTCTGAACGTTTACAGGCCCAAAGAAGGCCTCTGAAAATTACTAAAGAGGTACTTTTTTAAAGTTTTGGAAAAGCATGTTGGGTTACTtgaaatgtatataagtataaaacggattttgagcgaagcgaaaaatctatttttgggtgagatagccatggcgtcctgatggaaggttcctgtttggtagcttccttgggtataagactactaagatattcccagagaatttaaccacaggttatcacagaattctaacttctg from Palaemon carinicauda isolate YSFRI2023 chromosome 34, ASM3689809v2, whole genome shotgun sequence includes the following:
- the LOC137627096 gene encoding uncharacterized protein; amino-acid sequence: MEPLQRQDSDLLLANNRGFLSKIPLEDLPKMIFLAVDPNRAEGCEGKKLATSPSEYTDGGGMGVGTMVGRGELTTEAKTDSVTRSLEKLETVLERKNLTPLLREMQLRLLKLSACERSRATGPSTLESNFSDSDERLEDGDEEILAFTEIFEMFGHSTPEQIKSLYGQIITQKKIPVRRSTSGYDKKSFFVYAENKVIMKICDDLTPKDVYHMYQVLRESEDVKGDDNAKRILTQPIDLKALEKVPGLKDAAFYYLILLMMHKKMLNRLYTHKLIFIFEQLKEMARNERKANPNIDLILNVLNRYPIASRPPGLCLIFTVNEGRAGSQKDVLRVRELFEKTFKYDLFTKIDPTAEDIKTIVNKLKHARNKFYDSLVVFFMGHGDKTYLTLKDSSIHRRREFIDPFIQIEWFFKKPKLFFIQACSVKKEKRRISSTSNTLDAKGMTTQTDSVGWRASAGQEWQEKYADFTEISNINAYADTLISYATMWYQYASRGNEGSLYIDTLVDQLKMHGHTESIENVLRRVHYNVNTVCLLHNECGEEILWRQAPYFESSLLKEFRFNSPEVGK